Proteins found in one Apostichopus japonicus isolate 1M-3 chromosome 16, ASM3797524v1, whole genome shotgun sequence genomic segment:
- the LOC139982443 gene encoding degenerin mec-10-like isoform X2: MEKDEKWKQIIERDDFWKVTGAGDDYGWFWDDDFSVSSTGDSIKEESAFRIKREISEYYGDSSYYYYYDSNYPEWINEPELPENLGPDNILSITRYLIPTKEELTKFGHQAEDLIRKCSFNGRPCNHSHFDVSQNKQYGNCFTFNSSGIAGGKISKVGEKFGLHLTLFIENPEYVGLLTEESGVRMAIHPRNSFPFPEDIGISLAPGFVTSIGLRQVEIKRLPFPHGECTDGKGFDHVQGENYIYSVISCQKKCFLNNLNKSCGCVDDIYKDFQNTAQCSHNNSKCQQFVQRRFHNNGLECHCPVPCHEFIYNTKISSAVWPSEMYQYHLHNELNVTDNDNIDVNLWKDIAVTRKNLVRVKIYFEELNYQLVEQIKTYSLATMLSAFGGLLGLFLGFSLITVFEVFVLVVNIVEIAVMKLLDEGTIYRVM; encoded by the exons GAGAAAGatgaaaaatggaaacaaatCATCGAACGGGATGACTTTTGGAAAGTTACAGGAGCTGGTGATGACTATGGTTGGTTTTGGGATGATGACTTTTCCGTTTCTTCTACCGGCGATTCGATCAAAGAGGAATCCGCGTTCCGAATTAAGC GCGAAATTTCAGAATACTATGGCGACTCgtcctattattattattatgattcaaACTATCCTGAATGGATTAACGAACCTGAATTACCTGAAAACCTGGGGCCGGATAACATATTGTCTATTACGAGATACTTGATACCCACCAAGGAAGaattgacaaagtttggtcacCAAGCAGAAGATTTAATACGAAAATGTTCTTTCAATGGTAGACCGTGTAATCACAG CCATTTTGACGtttcacaaaacaaacaatatggCAACTGTTTTACCTTCAACTCGTCTGGAATTGCCGGtggcaaaatttcaaaagttggGGAAAAGTTTG GATTACACTTGACGTTGTTCATTGAAAACCCCGAATACGTCGGTTTACTTACGGAGGAATCGGGCGTCAGAATGGCTATCCACCCAAGGAATTCATTCCCCTTTCCTGAAGACATTGGTATATCTCTCGCTCCTGGTTTTGTGACCTCAATTGGACTTCGCCAG GTCGAAATAAAACGGTTGCCATTCCCTCATGGTGAATGCACCGACGGGAAGGGATTCGATCATGTACAAGGTGAAAACTATATTTACAGTGTTATCTCCTGTCAGAAGAAATGCTTTCTGAATAATCTGAATAAAAGTTGCGGTTGTGTGGACGACATCTACAAGGACTTTCAGAATACAGCCCAGTGCTCCCACAATAACT CAAAGTGCCAGCAGTTTGTACAGAGAAGGTTCCATAACAACGGTCTTGAATGTCATTGTCCTGTTCCCTGCCA TGAATTCATATACAACACGAAAATCAGTTCCGCAGTTTGGCCGTCAGAAATGTATCAG tatcatctacataACGAGCTCAATGTGACAGATAACGATAACATCGATGTCAACCTGTGGAAAGACATTGCTGTTACTCG TAAGAACCTCGTAAGAGTCAAAATTTACTTCGAGGAACTAAACTACCAGCTTGTGGAACAGATAAAAACCTACTCC CTCGCAACAATGCTGAGTGCCTTTGGTGGTCTTCTTGGGTTGTTTCTTGGCTTCTCTCTCATCACCGTGTTCGAAGTTTTTGTGTTAGTTGTAAACATAGTCGAGATTGCGGTGATGAAATTGCTAGATGAGGGCACGATTTATAGAGTTATGTAA